The following are from one region of the Abiotrophia defectiva ATCC 49176 genome:
- a CDS encoding tRNA (adenine(22)-N(1))-methyltransferase: protein MNSQQLSRRLATVADLICQYGASDIRLADIGSDHAYLPCHLALNQKIQAAVAGEVVKGPYQSAQAEVQSQGLDSIIQVRLGDGLAVIQADDAINVISICGMGGSLIRSILDEGQDKLSHGPLLVLQPNIGEATLRSWLSQHDYQIVHETIVEDSQRLYEIIVAQHQPGASALSPRQAYLGPSLSQIRGPLYKQKWAREEANLKAIQAQIQAAPQPDQAKLAEIAEKLGWIADSLSQCQEEE from the coding sequence TTGAATTCTCAACAATTATCGCGACGTTTAGCCACAGTGGCAGATTTGATTTGCCAGTATGGGGCCAGTGACATCCGTTTGGCGGATATTGGCAGTGACCATGCCTATTTGCCATGCCATTTAGCCCTCAATCAAAAAATTCAAGCAGCAGTAGCAGGGGAGGTCGTAAAGGGACCTTATCAATCTGCCCAAGCCGAGGTTCAAAGTCAAGGCCTAGATTCAATTATTCAAGTAAGGCTGGGGGACGGCTTAGCCGTCATCCAAGCTGACGATGCTATTAATGTTATCAGTATTTGTGGCATGGGAGGCAGTCTCATTCGGTCTATATTGGATGAGGGACAAGATAAGTTAAGTCATGGCCCCTTGTTAGTGCTTCAGCCCAATATTGGGGAGGCCACTCTGAGAAGCTGGCTTAGTCAACACGACTACCAGATTGTCCACGAGACCATCGTGGAAGACAGTCAACGACTCTATGAAATCATCGTTGCTCAGCATCAACCTGGTGCCTCTGCTTTAAGCCCACGTCAGGCCTATCTTGGTCCAAGCTTAAGCCAAATCAGAGGGCCTTTATATAAACAAAAATGGGCGCGAGAGGAAGCGAATCTCAAGGCCATTCAAGCCCAAATTCAAGCAGCACCTCAACCAGATCAAGCTAAACTAGCCGAGATTGCTGAAAAATTAGGCTGGATTGCGGATAGCTTAAGCCAATGTCAAGAAGAGGAGTAA
- a CDS encoding energy-coupled thiamine transporter ThiT, producing the protein MNKHTVRRLRDVLLAIVLSLAISILWLKLGELPLHTALVVLPLIWVGLRHGGANAVVSGVVVGLITGAVAGHFGDIVSTALIDVLPYTAAGLAGFFAKYTQKTLNNRRYSSTYLNMGTASLLVVASFLAIKVGMLWLMQQEIPFTWGTAALAGLEAWALAFVILVILARTNVDTIIPKRSRYLTRREVSRLLND; encoded by the coding sequence ATGAATAAACATACAGTACGTCGTTTGCGAGATGTTCTGCTAGCCATTGTACTCAGTTTGGCAATTTCTATACTCTGGCTGAAACTGGGTGAGCTGCCTCTCCATACTGCTCTTGTTGTCTTACCTCTCATTTGGGTAGGCCTCCGTCATGGGGGTGCCAATGCCGTTGTGAGTGGTGTGGTTGTTGGCTTAATTACGGGCGCTGTAGCGGGGCATTTTGGCGATATTGTCTCAACTGCCTTGATTGATGTTTTGCCCTATACAGCAGCTGGCTTGGCAGGTTTCTTCGCCAAATATACCCAAAAGACCCTCAACAACCGCCGTTATTCCTCAACTTACCTGAATATGGGGACTGCCAGTCTCTTAGTGGTAGCTAGCTTCCTAGCTATCAAGGTGGGCATGCTTTGGCTCATGCAACAAGAAATTCCCTTTACTTGGGGCACTGCCGCTCTAGCTGGTCTAGAGGCTTGGGCACTAGCCTTCGTTATCTTAGTGATTCTGGCTCGCACCAATGTGGATACCATCATTCCAAAACGCAGTCGTTATCTGACTCGTCGGGAAGTTTCACGTCTTTTAAATGACTAA
- a CDS encoding ribonuclease J, which translates to MSNIKIIPLGGVREAGKNLYVVEVNESIFVMDCGLVFPEEGLLGIDAVIPDFSYLEENADRVVGIFLTHGHADAVGALPYLLEVIEAPVFGTELTIELASLLAKERGLADRLENFFKIDEEVEIEFEDANVSFFRTTHTIPDSVGIVIQTKEGSIVYTGDFRIDPSAKPLYKTHFGRLTDIGESGVLALLADSSEAESHVENVSDQQAADEILETFRNAHGRVIVACVGSNIARLQQVMDAAHTSKRTIFVPGGELMDIVDTAIKLDKLIMPSKRTFGQMKNIGKFKDHEIIILETGMSGEPIQALQLMAQGRHRQVKMQEGDLVLFASTPSIAIETAMARTQDMIYRAGAQVKVLTDSFKASGHATPNELKLMINFLQPKIIIPVNGEYRQQAALADIANQLGYEDDQIFIPSAGDVIEYRKGQFLMTQEVPAGDILVDGNGVGDIGSVVLRDRRILSEDGICVIVATISRRLKKVLVGPQIVTRGFVYVKSSIDLIESASDMTLDILDKHLASEEFDWAELKSDLREQVSKYFFKETKRRPVVLPIIMEASQYQPNKN; encoded by the coding sequence ATGAGCAATATTAAAATTATTCCCCTAGGTGGGGTCCGCGAAGCAGGGAAAAACCTGTATGTGGTAGAAGTCAACGAGTCTATTTTTGTAATGGACTGTGGCTTAGTCTTCCCAGAGGAGGGCTTGCTAGGGATTGACGCCGTCATCCCAGACTTCTCCTACTTAGAAGAAAATGCGGACCGTGTCGTGGGGATTTTCCTCACTCACGGGCACGCCGATGCTGTGGGTGCCTTACCTTATCTGCTAGAAGTGATTGAAGCCCCTGTTTTTGGGACGGAATTGACCATTGAATTGGCATCCCTTCTAGCTAAGGAACGGGGCTTGGCTGACCGTTTGGAGAACTTCTTCAAAATCGATGAAGAAGTAGAAATTGAATTTGAAGATGCCAATGTTTCCTTCTTCCGGACAACTCACACTATTCCAGACTCTGTGGGGATTGTCATTCAAACCAAGGAAGGTTCCATTGTCTATACCGGTGACTTCCGCATTGACCCAAGTGCTAAGCCTCTTTACAAGACTCACTTTGGACGCTTGACAGATATTGGGGAGAGTGGTGTCTTAGCCCTCTTGGCCGATTCTTCGGAAGCTGAAAGCCATGTGGAAAACGTGAGTGACCAACAGGCTGCTGATGAGATTCTAGAGACTTTCCGTAATGCCCATGGTCGTGTTATTGTGGCCTGCGTTGGTAGCAACATCGCACGTCTCCAACAAGTCATGGATGCTGCCCACACCTCTAAACGGACCATTTTCGTTCCAGGTGGGGAGCTCATGGATATCGTGGATACAGCCATCAAGTTAGATAAACTGATTATGCCAAGTAAGCGTACCTTCGGCCAAATGAAGAATATTGGCAAGTTCAAAGACCATGAAATTATTATCTTAGAGACCGGCATGTCAGGTGAGCCTATTCAAGCCTTGCAACTCATGGCTCAAGGTCGTCACCGTCAAGTCAAGATGCAAGAAGGAGATTTGGTCCTTTTTGCTTCAACGCCGTCGATTGCCATTGAGACAGCTATGGCGCGGACCCAAGATATGATCTACCGAGCAGGCGCTCAAGTTAAGGTCTTGACCGACAGCTTCAAAGCCTCTGGTCACGCGACCCCTAATGAGCTCAAACTCATGATTAATTTCTTACAACCAAAAATCATCATCCCTGTAAACGGTGAATACCGTCAACAAGCGGCTTTGGCCGATATTGCCAATCAATTGGGTTATGAAGACGATCAAATCTTCATTCCTAGTGCTGGTGATGTGATTGAATACCGTAAGGGCCAATTCCTGATGACTCAAGAAGTGCCAGCAGGGGACATCTTAGTCGATGGGAATGGGGTCGGCGATATCGGGAGTGTCGTCTTACGCGACCGTCGTATCCTCAGTGAGGATGGGATTTGTGTCATCGTCGCGACAATTTCCCGCCGTCTCAAGAAGGTATTAGTGGGGCCACAAATTGTAACCCGTGGCTTCGTCTATGTTAAGTCCAGCATCGATTTGATTGAATCTGCTTCGGACATGACCTTAGATATCTTGGATAAGCACTTGGCCAGCGAAGAGTTCGACTGGGCTGAATTGAAGAGTGATTTGCGAGAACAAGTCAGCAAGTACTTTTTCAAGGAAACCAAGCGTCGTCCGGTTGTCCTTCCAATCATTATGGAAGCGTCGCAATACCAACCTAATAAGAACTAA
- a CDS encoding TetR/AcrR family transcriptional regulator: MDRRIIKSKQALKQALQKLIQVDEFEHLTIEEICQEAGCARSTFYSHFESKEELLVEIIDEQMAKIERLIARRFDDQLDFYRYLEGFVTEIVEPDRPFFQSLLAVNLGSDGFRSRLDQAFQELFMKHLGHLKSSHILSQYFSAMALKTTDLMVTESIVGQDMRVYAKLAQAMCKAVVETSKNFGN, from the coding sequence ATGGATAGACGAATTATCAAAAGCAAACAGGCACTGAAACAAGCTTTGCAAAAACTGATCCAAGTGGATGAATTTGAGCATTTGACGATTGAAGAAATTTGCCAAGAGGCAGGCTGTGCAAGGTCAACATTCTATAGCCATTTCGAAAGCAAGGAAGAGCTACTAGTGGAAATTATTGACGAGCAAATGGCTAAGATTGAGCGACTGATTGCCAGAAGATTTGATGATCAGTTGGACTTTTATCGGTATCTGGAAGGCTTCGTGACTGAAATCGTAGAACCCGACCGTCCCTTCTTCCAAAGCTTGTTAGCCGTTAATTTAGGATCAGATGGATTCCGGTCACGATTGGACCAGGCCTTTCAGGAATTATTTATGAAACACTTAGGCCATCTCAAGTCTTCTCATATCCTCAGCCAGTATTTCAGCGCTATGGCCTTAAAAACAACGGATCTGATGGTGACAGAATCGATTGTAGGTCAAGATATGAGAGTTTATGCCAAACTAGCTCAGGCTATGTGTAAGGCTGTGGTTGAAACAAGTAAAAACTTTGGCAATTAG
- a CDS encoding alpha/beta hydrolase — MKHYTGDPQFDFQIIRFTSRLKHHPEVMADLSEVGQGISDFESWYTWWSSKASDYEAQGKLDIAARYFRAAAFYLDATDPRKKSTLDHYTALFYQTYQGSPYSYHKIPYPGGYLPALRIECPGASRTLLVLGGFDGMLEELCDFVAPLQNQGYHLILFDGPGQGQTYQQGLTFQPNFEVPVKVVLDYFGLKSCDAMGLSWGGYFVMRAAAFEPRIQSVICLDIFYSAMDALKLTLGPVAYSGFRLLYRLGAKTLINALTEYFTKSNIQLKWSLQNGYQLTGEKTPYDFYRNLDRHQVAPILNRISQPCLLLAGQEDQYVPTYRLKQIKRKLIHAKAIESQLFTSQTGGALHCQMDRLDLVYPLVLDFLQKYKH; from the coding sequence ATGAAACACTATACCGGCGACCCGCAATTTGACTTCCAGATTATTCGCTTTACCTCTCGACTTAAGCATCATCCTGAGGTTATGGCAGATTTAAGTGAAGTAGGCCAAGGCATCTCTGATTTTGAATCTTGGTACACTTGGTGGTCTAGCAAAGCTAGCGATTATGAAGCCCAAGGTAAATTGGACATTGCTGCGCGCTACTTTCGGGCAGCAGCCTTCTACTTAGACGCCACCGACCCTCGCAAAAAGTCCACTTTAGATCATTATACGGCCCTTTTTTATCAAACTTACCAGGGTTCCCCTTATAGCTACCATAAAATCCCCTATCCTGGCGGCTACTTGCCAGCTCTGCGGATAGAATGTCCCGGCGCTAGTCGAACCCTCCTCGTTCTTGGGGGCTTTGACGGAATGCTTGAAGAACTGTGTGACTTTGTGGCTCCCCTTCAAAATCAAGGATACCATCTTATCCTGTTCGACGGACCAGGTCAGGGCCAAACTTATCAGCAAGGCCTCACATTTCAGCCTAATTTTGAAGTGCCCGTTAAAGTTGTCCTAGATTATTTTGGCCTTAAGTCCTGCGACGCCATGGGACTGTCCTGGGGCGGATACTTTGTCATGAGAGCTGCGGCTTTTGAACCCCGCATTCAGTCAGTTATTTGTTTAGATATCTTCTATTCGGCTATGGATGCCCTCAAATTAACCTTGGGCCCAGTAGCCTATTCTGGCTTTCGCCTACTCTATCGTTTAGGGGCTAAGACATTGATTAATGCCTTAACTGAATATTTTACAAAATCCAATATACAACTCAAGTGGTCTCTACAGAATGGTTACCAACTGACTGGTGAGAAGACCCCTTATGATTTCTACCGAAATTTAGATCGTCACCAGGTAGCCCCTATCTTAAATCGTATTAGTCAACCTTGTTTATTATTAGCGGGACAAGAAGATCAATACGTCCCTACCTATCGTCTCAAGCAGATCAAAAGAAAATTAATCCATGCTAAGGCTATTGAAAGTCAGCTCTTCACTAGCCAGACAGGCGGGGCCCTTCACTGTCAAATGGATAGGCTAGACCTTGTCTATCCCCTTGTGCTGGACTTCCTACAAAAATACAAACACTAA
- the tnpA gene encoding IS200/IS605 family transposase gives MKKDNDSLAHTSWNCKYHIVFAPKYRRQIIYGKCKATIGRIIRELCERKGVMIHEANACKDHIHMLVSIPPKLSVSSFMGYLKGKSSLMIFDRYANLKYRYGNRKFWCRGYFVDTVGRNKEKIEEYIRNQVREDQVAEQLSLFEATDPFTGEKYRRK, from the coding sequence ATGAAAAAGGACAATGATAGTTTAGCACACACAAGTTGGAATTGTAAGTACCATATCGTGTTTGCCCCCAAGTATCGACGTCAAATCATATATGGGAAGTGCAAGGCAACGATTGGCAGAATTATCCGTGAATTATGCGAGCGCAAGGGCGTCATGATCCATGAAGCAAATGCCTGCAAAGACCACATTCATATGTTAGTCAGTATCCCACCCAAATTGAGTGTTTCGAGCTTTATGGGGTATCTGAAAGGAAAAAGCAGTCTGATGATATTTGATCGATACGCCAATTTAAAGTATCGTTATGGGAACCGCAAGTTTTGGTGTCGAGGTTATTTCGTGGATACAGTAGGCCGAAACAAGGAGAAGATTGAAGAATACATTCGAAATCAAGTTCGGGAGGACCAGGTAGCAGAACAACTGAGTTTGTTCGAAGCGACAGATCCTTTCACAGGAGAAAAGTATAGGAGAAAGTAA
- the purB gene encoding adenylosuccinate lyase translates to MLERYSREPMRSIFSDENRWRAALQVELYAAKAWSTLGVVPEEDVQALFEKADFDLAGILELEKETKHDVVAFTRNVSSYLGPEKKWIHYGLTSTDVVDTAYGVLYKEANDILYQDLLDFQAALKEKALKYKFTPCIGRTHGVHADISSFGLKFALYYDEFNRHIERFKAARKMVEVGKISGAVGTFSNTPPEVQDYVCQSLGIESSHVSTQTLQRDRHADYYATLALIASSIEKIGVEIRHLQRTEVREAEEFFSKNQKGSSAMPHKRNPISSENMAGCARMMRGYMLAAYENIPLWHERDISHSSAERILSMDATSLLDYMLARFTKVIQNLTIFEDNMIKNIYATHGVIFAQRTMSTLIEKYGFAREQAYDLVQPLAMKSWFEAIPFKQLLQEDPTIQATMDAATLDSCFELEVHLVNIDKIFHRIPGLED, encoded by the coding sequence ATGTTAGAACGTTACAGTCGCGAACCTATGCGTAGTATTTTTAGTGATGAAAATCGTTGGCGGGCTGCCCTCCAAGTTGAACTATATGCCGCTAAAGCTTGGTCAACCTTAGGTGTAGTCCCTGAAGAAGATGTCCAAGCCCTCTTTGAAAAGGCCGACTTCGACCTAGCGGGCATTCTGGAATTAGAGAAGGAAACCAAGCACGATGTTGTGGCTTTCACCCGCAATGTCTCCAGCTACTTAGGTCCTGAGAAGAAGTGGATTCACTATGGCTTGACCTCAACCGACGTTGTGGACACAGCCTATGGTGTCCTTTATAAAGAAGCCAATGATATTCTCTATCAAGACCTCTTAGATTTCCAGGCCGCGCTCAAGGAAAAAGCCCTCAAGTATAAATTCACGCCATGTATTGGTCGGACCCACGGGGTACATGCTGATATCTCTAGCTTTGGGCTCAAATTTGCCCTCTACTATGATGAATTTAATCGTCATATCGAACGCTTCAAGGCTGCCCGTAAGATGGTAGAAGTCGGTAAGATTTCAGGAGCTGTGGGGACTTTCTCCAACACGCCACCAGAAGTTCAAGACTATGTCTGCCAAAGCCTGGGTATTGAGTCTAGCCATGTGTCTACTCAGACCCTCCAACGGGACCGACATGCTGATTATTATGCCACCTTGGCCTTAATCGCGAGTTCAATTGAGAAAATTGGCGTAGAGATTCGGCATCTCCAACGGACTGAAGTGCGAGAAGCAGAAGAGTTCTTCTCTAAAAATCAAAAAGGGTCTAGTGCCATGCCGCATAAGCGCAATCCAATCTCAAGTGAGAACATGGCTGGTTGCGCCCGGATGATGCGGGGCTATATGCTGGCAGCCTATGAGAATATTCCACTCTGGCATGAACGGGACATTTCCCACTCTAGTGCGGAACGTATCTTATCGATGGATGCAACTAGTCTCTTAGATTACATGTTAGCGCGCTTCACTAAGGTTATCCAAAATCTAACCATTTTCGAAGACAATATGATTAAGAATATCTATGCCACTCATGGTGTTATCTTCGCTCAGCGGACCATGTCGACCTTGATCGAAAAATACGGCTTTGCCCGTGAGCAGGCCTATGACCTGGTACAACCGCTGGCCATGAAGTCTTGGTTTGAGGCCATTCCTTTCAAGCAACTCTTGCAAGAAGACCCAACCATTCAAGCGACCATGGATGCTGCGACACTTGATTCATGCTTCGAGTTAGAAGTTCATTTAGTCAACATTGATAAGATTTTCCACCGGATTCCTGGTTTGGAAGACTAG
- the purD gene encoding phosphoribosylamine--glycine ligase, producing MAKVLVVGAGGREHAIAYKFHQEGHQVFLLGDNPAVAEFGTCLSLTEAELIAFCQTEPIDLVFIGPEVYLVDGLVDRLQAAGIRAFGPSAQAAQLEGSKVFSKQMMAKYQIPTAKHESFSDYEAAKQYLAQQASPIVLKADGLAAGKGVIIAQTQEEAQEALKAMMQEAKFADAGGSVVIEEFLEGEEFSLMCFVSDRKVVPMKVAQDHKRALDGDRGLNTGGMGAYLPISHISDQDVAQGLDQVVQPMVDAMSQEGMPFYGILYAGLMKCADGVKTIEFNVRFGDPECEVLLLQLKSSLYQVANAVIDGQDFQLEWDQDAVIGVVLAAKGYPEASVKGSVIKGLDQLSVPVFHMGTRKVANQLTINGGRVLIVCAKGTTLASARQKVYDEIKKIDCPDLFYRQDIGYRSL from the coding sequence ATGGCTAAGGTACTCGTAGTAGGTGCCGGTGGGCGTGAGCATGCCATAGCTTACAAGTTCCACCAAGAAGGTCATCAAGTTTTTCTCCTAGGGGATAACCCAGCCGTGGCGGAGTTTGGGACCTGTTTATCTCTGACCGAAGCTGAGCTCATTGCTTTTTGTCAGACGGAGCCCATTGATTTGGTCTTCATAGGACCAGAAGTATATCTAGTCGACGGCCTAGTGGATCGCCTTCAAGCAGCTGGTATTCGGGCCTTTGGTCCTTCTGCTCAGGCGGCTCAGTTAGAAGGTAGCAAGGTCTTCTCCAAGCAGATGATGGCCAAATACCAAATTCCAACAGCCAAGCATGAGAGCTTTAGCGATTATGAGGCAGCCAAACAATATCTTGCCCAACAGGCAAGCCCTATTGTCCTCAAGGCCGATGGCCTAGCCGCAGGCAAGGGCGTCATCATCGCCCAGACTCAAGAAGAAGCGCAAGAAGCGCTCAAAGCCATGATGCAAGAAGCTAAATTTGCGGACGCAGGTGGCTCAGTTGTTATTGAAGAATTCCTAGAAGGGGAAGAGTTTTCCCTTATGTGCTTTGTGTCAGACCGCAAGGTCGTGCCTATGAAGGTGGCCCAAGACCATAAACGGGCCCTAGACGGTGACCGTGGCCTCAATACTGGGGGCATGGGAGCCTATCTGCCTATTTCTCATATCAGCGACCAGGATGTTGCCCAAGGCTTAGATCAAGTCGTTCAACCTATGGTCGATGCCATGTCTCAAGAAGGCATGCCTTTCTATGGCATCCTCTATGCTGGCCTGATGAAATGTGCCGATGGCGTCAAAACCATTGAATTCAATGTTCGTTTTGGGGATCCAGAATGTGAAGTCCTCCTTCTCCAACTTAAGTCCAGCCTTTATCAGGTGGCTAATGCCGTCATTGATGGCCAGGACTTCCAATTGGAATGGGATCAAGATGCGGTTATTGGCGTGGTTTTAGCCGCCAAAGGTTATCCTGAAGCGAGTGTTAAAGGTAGCGTCATTAAGGGCTTGGATCAGCTAAGTGTACCAGTCTTCCACATGGGGACCCGCAAGGTAGCCAATCAGCTGACCATTAATGGTGGACGTGTCCTCATTGTCTGCGCCAAGGGGACTACACTTGCCAGCGCTAGACAGAAGGTTTATGATGAGATTAAGAAGATTGATTGCCCTGATTTATTCTACCGTCAGGATATCGGCTACCGCTCATTATAA
- the purH gene encoding bifunctional phosphoribosylaminoimidazolecarboxamide formyltransferase/IMP cyclohydrolase: MSKKRALLSVSDKTGLLDFAKGLVAAGYELISTGGTATFLKDAGLEVLDVASVTGFPEILEGRVKTLHPAIHGGLLAKRDSDLHREQVSQNQIDYIDLVCVNLYPFEETVKKAGVTEVEVIENIDIGGPSMLRSAAKNHQDVTVVCDVADYPAVLAELAETGQVSAATRRRLAIKVYHRTAAYDAAIARYFDQVDHLVPDILTLSYKLEDSLRYGENPHQKAWHYVSDQAESYTLQSATQLHGKQMSYNNLQDASAALDILNEFQGQTACVVLKHMNPCGVALGASVKEAFDKAYEADPVSIFGGIVAINGVVDLATAERLHAIFLEIILAEGYEAEALDLLKKKKNLRLYQIPQGGNLAQAQIKSVRGGLLIQDANQALAEDWRQVTHLAPSEDQKADLEFGLKIVKHVKSNAIVVAKNGQTLGIGAGQMNRVGAAKLALEQAGDKAKGAVLASDAFFPMPDSLEIAADYGISAVVQPGGSIKDQASIDVANEKGVAMVFSITRHFKH; the protein is encoded by the coding sequence ATGAGTAAAAAACGTGCCTTATTAAGTGTCAGCGACAAGACGGGCTTACTAGACTTCGCCAAGGGCCTAGTGGCGGCTGGCTATGAGTTAATTAGTACGGGTGGGACGGCCACCTTTCTGAAAGATGCAGGCCTAGAGGTTTTAGATGTAGCCTCTGTCACTGGTTTCCCCGAGATTTTGGAAGGCCGAGTTAAAACGCTGCATCCGGCTATCCATGGTGGACTCTTAGCCAAACGTGACTCTGATTTGCATCGTGAGCAAGTCAGTCAAAATCAAATTGATTATATTGACTTAGTCTGTGTCAACCTCTATCCTTTCGAAGAGACAGTCAAGAAAGCAGGCGTGACGGAAGTAGAAGTGATTGAAAATATCGATATTGGTGGGCCAAGCATGTTGCGCTCAGCAGCCAAAAACCATCAAGATGTGACGGTCGTCTGTGATGTGGCAGACTACCCGGCTGTCTTAGCGGAATTAGCAGAGACTGGACAGGTGTCAGCAGCCACTCGCCGGCGCCTAGCCATCAAGGTTTACCATAGAACGGCGGCCTATGATGCGGCCATTGCGCGATACTTTGATCAAGTCGATCACTTAGTGCCAGATATTTTGACCTTGTCTTACAAGCTAGAGGATAGCTTACGCTATGGTGAGAACCCGCACCAAAAGGCTTGGCACTATGTCAGCGATCAAGCTGAAAGCTATACCCTGCAATCAGCCACTCAACTGCACGGCAAGCAAATGTCCTATAATAACCTTCAAGACGCTAGCGCTGCTTTGGATATCCTCAATGAGTTTCAAGGCCAAACAGCCTGTGTGGTCTTGAAACATATGAACCCTTGTGGGGTAGCGCTAGGGGCCAGTGTCAAGGAAGCCTTCGATAAGGCTTATGAGGCGGATCCTGTCTCTATCTTTGGTGGGATTGTTGCAATCAATGGGGTAGTAGATTTGGCGACCGCAGAGCGATTACATGCCATTTTCTTGGAAATTATCCTAGCTGAAGGCTATGAGGCGGAAGCTTTAGATTTGCTTAAGAAGAAGAAAAATCTGCGTCTCTATCAAATCCCACAAGGTGGCAACTTAGCACAAGCCCAAATTAAGAGTGTGCGGGGCGGTCTCTTGATTCAAGATGCCAATCAAGCCCTAGCAGAAGACTGGCGTCAAGTGACCCATCTGGCCCCAAGTGAGGACCAAAAAGCTGATTTAGAATTTGGTCTTAAGATTGTGAAGCATGTCAAGTCCAACGCCATTGTAGTGGCTAAAAATGGCCAGACACTAGGTATTGGCGCCGGACAAATGAACCGGGTTGGGGCAGCTAAGCTAGCCCTCGAACAGGCTGGCGACAAGGCTAAGGGAGCAGTACTGGCTTCAGATGCCTTCTTCCCAATGCCTGATAGCCTTGAAATTGCAGCTGACTATGGCATCAGCGCAGTGGTGCAACCAGGTGGTTCTATCAAGGACCAAGCCTCCATTGATGTAGCCAATGAGAAAGGTGTGGCCATGGTCTTCTCGATCACACGCCACTTTAAACACTAA
- the purN gene encoding phosphoribosylglycinamide formyltransferase, whose protein sequence is MTQAKKRVAIFASGTGSNFQALADDDRLKEVMTISKLVCDKPGAPVVAKAQSRGIDCFVFSPKEYASKDEFEAAILEAIEPVDLIILAGYMRIVSPYLLEHYKGPMINLHPSLLPKYKGVDAIGQAYRAGDSEIGISVHYVNEELDSGQVIAQASLQHPREESLEDLTQRIHDLEHELLPQVVYQLLTQA, encoded by the coding sequence ATGACCCAAGCCAAAAAACGCGTTGCGATTTTCGCCTCAGGGACCGGGTCTAATTTTCAAGCCCTAGCCGATGACGACCGACTGAAGGAAGTCATGACCATCAGCAAATTAGTCTGTGATAAGCCTGGCGCGCCGGTTGTGGCCAAGGCCCAAAGCCGTGGCATTGACTGTTTTGTCTTTAGTCCTAAGGAGTATGCTAGCAAGGATGAGTTTGAAGCAGCCATTCTAGAGGCCATTGAGCCAGTTGACCTGATTATCTTGGCTGGCTACATGCGGATTGTTTCTCCTTACCTATTAGAACATTACAAGGGGCCCATGATTAACTTGCATCCTTCCTTGTTGCCAAAATACAAGGGAGTCGATGCCATTGGTCAAGCCTACCGGGCAGGCGATAGTGAAATTGGCATTAGTGTCCACTATGTCAATGAAGAACTAGACAGTGGCCAGGTCATTGCCCAAGCCAGTCTCCAACATCCAAGAGAGGAATCCTTGGAGGATTTAACGCAACGCATTCACGACTTGGAGCATGAACTGTTGCCACAGGTCGTCTATCAATTACTAACCCAAGCATGA